The nucleotide window cgggggagTAAAGTGGAGGGATGGGTGAGGGGCGAGTCCCGTAAAGTGTGCACATGCCCACCACCAGGGCTCTGCCCATACAAGAGGCGGCTCCTTCATTGCAGAGGTGTGTCGGGCACGGGCAGAGTGTGGCGCCGTTTCATACCCTCACTTcttgtctcccccccccacgcgTTTAGTCTCGTTATGCAGAAGAAGGGTGCAGAAGGCAAAAGCTAAACACCGGCCGAAAAGTCGTTTCCTTCGCACGACTATGCTCCGCTGCATTCGTGCAGGATGTACGCTCTTCTCCACTGCTAGCCTTCGACTCTGTACGCGTAGATCTGtatgtctgcgtgtgtgtgtgtgtgtgtgtgagggggtgACTATGTGCGGGGGGTCTCTCTCGCCTCGTAGCGTAGTTGCCGTGTCAGCGCTTGCGCCACTTGCGCTATAAGCAGCTCATAAGCACGCAACGGCCAAGCGTCAATGATGGCTAAGAAATGCGTGAGGAGAGCACATGGTGCGCTGTAACACTCGGATTTCTTATATCCAACCCGTCCATTCTCCGcgatgcagcaccacctcaaACGCCACTCTAGCCCCAGGGCCTGTCAGCAGGCACATCGCGCAGGGCCAAGCGGCCGACGGACACGCGCGGTacagcagtgccgcctcGGTGACCTGAGCACCGTCTCTCCCTCAtgccccgcccaccccccgctccgcaggccgcctcacTCCCGCTCCCATTTGCGCCGGCCATCAGCTGCCCCAGCCCCCGGGGTGGCACGCAGAGTCCCCACACCGCTAGTCAGCCGGCGCCGGGGGCGAGATGCCGCCCAGCAGCGGGGACACTTTTGCCCATCATATGGATGGCACACACGTGCTCGCTGTCGTAGGCCGCTCcggcgcaacgccatccacgacccgGCCGCCGGAATCAGCAGCGGTAAAGCGCTCCAACCCTCCTCATGCCGCAGGCACCCGACCCTGTCAACGTCGGAACTGCttcggcactggcagcgatgatgggggctgcttggcgtcctcacacagagtggggggaggagggctgGGCCCTGGGTACCACGCACTGAAGTGTCCCTCAAGCGAAGGGCCGACAAACACCCCGAAccagcaaaggaaaaaaaatgatGGGCAGCAGGCGTCATCACAGCCAGGTGTGCCTTGGGTTCCCCGGCAGGCAGGATACACTAGCCGTCTTTGCAGCTCTCTCTTGAAGAAAGAGGGCTGTCGTCGGACTCTGCTGAGGTCCTCGTTGTGGTTTCTTTTGCTttgagctcctcctccacagcagaggcagcatTAAGGATCATTTGCAGCGCAGTCATTTGGTTTGTCGCGACCGTCATGTTCATGTCACGCATATCGGCCATGAAAATCTCATCCTGCAGGCACCACTCTCGTGGCATCAACTCCGGCACGTGCTCGTTGTCCACGAATCCGAGCTCGTAGAAGCAGTCAAGGTACCGGCCCCACGCCTCGTTCGGGTAACCGAGAAAATCGACACAGACCAAGTACCGCTCGCTGTTCACAACACGACTGTGGCGCGGCTTCGCGACGTGCACGCGACTGTACAAAAAACACGACAGGTACACCACAGCACGCGAAAGAGGCGAAAACGTGTCGAACAGCTTCAGCACACAACAACCACCTTTGCGCAGTAGTTTGAGGGCTGCAAGCCACTGTCCGTACATGATGCGAGATGATATTGTTTCCTGGTAGTTGGCGACGGAGAAGTCAACGCTGAAGCCGCCGTCGGCGACAACGAGAAACATCGGAGCAGCCTTGGTGATCGACACGAGACAGTCGATGTTGCTCAGTTTGAAGATATCCCCCGTGCCATCAAGGCCGTAGGTGCAGGTGAACTGCGGCGAGTTGAGCAGAGAATTGTACCAATCGAGTCCGCTTACACCAGCGAGTGTCATACCGTAACCGTGTAGGTGTCGCCACCCCTGCTTTCGGCCAGCTTTGAACAGCGCCTGGCTGAAGGCACCGGGCCCGCCACACACATCTGCAAACGCAAAGTCGCGCGGCCGCTTCCTCGACTTGCCACACAAGAGCTTCGAGAGCTCCATCCAGACCCCGGTGGACTCCATCGACTCGAGCAGTTTGTGTCCTGCACGGTTCGagaactgctgctgctccccgcTGAGAGCCAACGGAAAGAGCTTGTTGCGAGTGGCCGTGTATGCCTCCATCGGGATGGTGTCCAGCTGTGTTTTTACAGCCCACAACTCCTCACGAAGAGAAGCCTGCTCGTCATCGAAGGCGTCGCGCCAGTGACGCTGCTTGAAGTAATTGCAGCACAAAGACGCCAGCGGCGGGAGCTCGGCTTCCCTGTCACGGCGAATAAGAAACTCCAAAGAGCGATCCTCGACCGTCCTCATTGATCGCTCTCCCTGTCTCGTTCGCAGATTCACCAAACTAACAACCACGAGTCCGAGGTTGATGGGGGGAAACAAACGAGTTGGGGAGGGGTTGACGCCATACGTACGCATAATATGGAAACAGTGAGCAAAGACGAAGAGATGCAAGGCGAGAGGGTACAAGAGGGAAGGCAGTTATGATGTGAAGTGCGGACCAGAAGCAAAGCCATGGCTGCGCCCCCAGCCACGCTACACAGGCAAGGCGGGGAGAGACGCTTGCGAGGGGATTCAGCGACGACACAGTTTGACCGTCTTCATGCTTGTCAGTGATTGTGCGTAGCGCCATAAGTATTTCTTTTTTCGGTTTCTGCTCGTGTGCCCTGTCACTTGTTGCCTTTCCGGCCGTGGCTTCTCAACGAAGAATACATAAAGAAGCCTCCCAGGGGTAGTAATCGAACTGCAGTCAAGTGCAGTCCTCGCAgtgagtgaaagagagaagggctAATGGGTTCAACAGAGTTGATCAAGGACGTAAAAGCGAGATTGACGCATAGACAATTGCCTTAGGAGCATTGATGAAACAGAAATAGGCGCAGAGGCACAAGGACAGGTGAAGGGTGTGTGCGGATGCAACAGAGCGAGCATTTGAAGGAATACGACGGCAGTACAGAatggaaagaaaaggtgTGCAACGTTCATTAGCAGCAGGGTTGAAGTGAAGAGTTATAGCACGTCATTGTCTCCCTCATATCGGCATCTTCAGCTTTGTATCAGCGAATCCTCATGGTGTCTTTGCACCGCATGTTTTACTTTGGGATGAGGAATGATGATGgtccgccagctccgcgcgTGGTATCCCCAAATTCCGTATGCACTCGTTGGGCGGAAGTCAAGAACCTGCCGCCTGCTCTCGAGTACGGCTGTGCGGACCCGTGGCATCAGCGGAAATGGCCGGGGCTGGGGCTCTGCCGAAGAGGCCTGCGGTCATCACAGAACTTGCCCCCGCGCACTACGCACCGTGTCTACGATTCAACGAAGATGCGCATCCACCTGTCGCTGTTCcgttgcggtgctgctgagcgcaATCTTAGACGTGGCCTGCGCCCTATGCCGGTGGGCTGCGCGACGCCAAACGGTGCGGGGTCGCCACGGCTCCTTGACGGAGCTGCGGTGCACAACCGTAGTGCAGATGAACTGTGGTGGTATGTGCCTATATGTCGATGCCTTCTCGGTAGAACGCTACTttgagaagagaaaaagcagcatttttttttttggggggggtgggtgacAGCAAGACGTCGTGCTGACACACctgaagaaggag belongs to Leishmania braziliensis MHOM/BR/75/M2904 complete genome, chromosome 36 and includes:
- a CDS encoding putative methyltransferase, which gives rise to MRTVEDRSLEFLIRRDREAELPPLASLCCNYFKQRHWRDAFDDEQASLREELWAVKTQLDTIPMEAYTATRNKLFPLALSGEQQQFSNRAGHKLLESMESTGVWMELSKLLCGKSRKRPRDFAFADVCGGPGAFSQALFKAGRKQGWRHLHGYGMTLAGVSGLDWYNSLLNSPQFTCTYGLDGTGDIFKLSNIDCLVSITKAAPMFLVVADGGFSVDFSVANYQETISSRIMYGQWLAALKLLRKGGCCVLKLFDTFSPLSRAVVYLSCFLYSRVHVAKPRHSRVVNSERYLVCVDFLGYPNEAWGRYLDCFYELGFVDNEHVPELMPREWCLQDEIFMADMRDMNMTVATNQMTALQMILNAASAVEEELKAKETTTRTSAESDDSPLSSRESCKDG